AAACAGGTTCGCGGGAAAAAGGCCAAGCTGTGACGTTCGCAATCCAATTACACAAACGATCAAGCTGTTGGCTGTTGCGACAAGGAGTCCGATCCGGGATTTTCGTGCGAGCAGTATTGTCGCTAGGACGGTGAGGAAACAAGAGAGATAATCCAAATGGAACATCGCGAAAACCGAACCTCCAATTGAAGCTTCACCCGATTCAGAGAATCGATGATTCGTGATTCTCTGATTTGTCCTCCGTGCTCGATACTGCTGAAGTGACTATGAAGGAAGACTCGGACGAGTGCATCCCGCTAAGGAAGGTATTTTCAACGCTAATGATGGATGGGTATCGGATACCACTATTTAGGGGGATATGATGCCCAGGCATCGGGACAATTATTTGCGTTCAATCTCAATCAAGTGGAGAATTTTTCTGAGAATCATCGACGAGTTGAACGCGGCCTTCAGGAATAATGATTTCGCGACGACCGAAGAGACGCGCATCAAGTGAAAAAGCGCCCGGGCCAAGCAAAACAAGCGCGGCGGATATCGCAGCCAGATTGAATGCAGTTAACGCACTGATGTGGTTGTTCGCTTCAGTCATCAAAGACGGCGAAACGCCCGTCATAAGATAACCAACTGTTGCCGCGGCGCTTGCAACGGGTGTGAGAAAGCCGACGAAAATCGCTGCTCCAACAGCGATTGCGAGCGATCCAACGACCCAAGCGCTAATCGAATGACCGTTGGGTCCAACGAGCGCTTCAATTGCGTAAATGATTGCATTGACAGCAACAGTAAGCCGCAGAAAGATGAGGCCGATGCCTGGCCAACCCTCCGGGAAGCTGGAAAAGAGCCTTTGCAGCCGGTGCCTCCTCAGGCGCAAAGACACGCCAGAAGAAGACTAGCCTATTTCGCTGCGAAGTGGACCCCCAGAACGAGTGCTTTTTCTACACCACTTGGAAACTCGAAAGCACTCGGAAATGCAGGTAAAACTAGAGATGTATGATCCCGCGTCTAATTCCGACAGCGACGGCCTCGGTGCGATCGCTTGCGCCCAGTTTTTCCATGATGTGCTTGATATGTCCCTTCACCGTTTCTTCAGAGATGAAAAGGAGCGCTGCGATGTCGCTGTTGCGATTTCCCCCCGCGATCTTCTGAAGGACCTCAACCTCTCGCTTGCTCAATGTTTCATCTCCAATATGCTCGATGAGGTGAATTGCGACCTCGGGAGGGATTTGTTTCTTCCCGGCATACACATTGCGGATCATATCTACGAGCTGCTTTCTGGGCATGTTTTTGAGCATGTAACCTTGCGCTCCCGCCCCCAGCGCGCGCTGAATCTCGGCGTCTCCTTCAAACGTCGTTAGCATGATCACTCGGGCATCTGCAAACTCTGTGCGAATGGCAAGCAGTGCGTCGATGCCCCCCATATCCGGCATCCGGACA
This portion of the Acidicapsa acidisoli genome encodes:
- a CDS encoding response regulator, with translation MSATPRIRVFCVDDHPLMREGIAAVIRNESDMQLVAEASTGHEAIQGFREHQPDVTLMDVRMPDMGGIDALLAIRTEFADARVIMLTTFEGDAEIQRALGAGAQGYMLKNMPRKQLVDMIRNVYAGKKQIPPEVAIHLIEHIGDETLSKREVEVLQKIAGGNRNSDIAALLFISEETVKGHIKHIMEKLGASDRTEAVAVGIRRGIIHL